Proteins from one Stenotrophomonas aracearum genomic window:
- a CDS encoding VIT domain-containing protein — MDSMLRNIGLGLLLWAGVGAGMQTAAAQQVAAPVLKVAGAEQPVRLEQARIDSHVAGGLGETRIELVFRNPNRRVLEGSLEFPLAEGQQVTGFALDIDGVLRDAVPVPKAQGRQVFEAIERRGVDPGLLEQTAGNQFRLRIYPIPAMGTRRVAITVREALPVEAQGLRWTLPLQFARQAQSVQLSLDAVGNGVPVANGKSPLVLAPRDGAWRSRWQGSGMALPAQLGWILPLPRGVDAVRGRFDGGQYLMVQVPVPVEARARTLPRRVGLLWDASGSARNRDTAAELAVLDRYFRAIGNGEVQLTVLRDRAEPSRRFAIRQGDWIALRRHLEALPRDGASALGDWTPQPDVDEYLLVSDGLANYGKRDQPVLGAQQRLYALSGAGARTDSDRLRVWTRAGRGQLLVMDGAGDVEAAAARLLRDNPADVMADGEGLADLLIDPERADHGWVRVLGRVQRADAVLRLQVPDENGARRTVTVRLADVGDIGGELVAHAWADAQRRALAGDPGANRAAIQALSQRFGLVGPDTSLLVLETLDDYLRYGIRPAGPLQQAYDRQHAVTLADDAAARRQRLDTLAAQFAQREAWWNRSWPKGAPPVAPPAKAMSAPMAMAPPAPPAPAAPMMMAAERAQRREEAARSTSLDRIVVTGARLPADAESAADADAYTAGDPANRGALKISVAAWAPDSAYARRLRAARPDAVYALYLQERDDHADSSAFYLDVADILLAHGQRDLALRVLSNLAEMQLENRHVLRVLGYRLMQAKAPALAVPVFRDVLALGEEEPQSFRDLALALEANNQPAEALAAFNEVVVRPWDARFDGISLIALDELTTLVARTGVDASAVDPRLRRAMPLDLRVVLSWDSDNSDMDLWVTDPNGERAYYGNQLTYQGGQMSRDFTGGYGPEQFSLRQAKPGTYRVEANYFGSREQLVTGATTLTLRLSTHWGSRRQQDQYVTLRLKENSETVLVGEFEVR; from the coding sequence ATGGACAGCATGCTGCGGAACATCGGGCTGGGGTTGTTGCTTTGGGCGGGGGTAGGGGCAGGCATGCAAACGGCGGCGGCGCAGCAGGTTGCCGCGCCGGTGTTGAAGGTCGCCGGGGCCGAGCAGCCGGTTCGGCTGGAGCAGGCCCGCATCGACAGCCACGTGGCCGGAGGATTGGGCGAAACCCGGATCGAGCTGGTGTTCCGCAACCCCAATCGCCGCGTCCTGGAAGGATCGCTGGAGTTTCCCTTGGCCGAAGGCCAGCAGGTGACCGGTTTCGCATTGGATATCGACGGTGTGCTGCGCGACGCGGTGCCGGTGCCCAAGGCGCAGGGTCGCCAGGTGTTCGAGGCCATTGAGCGGCGCGGGGTCGATCCGGGCCTGCTTGAACAGACGGCCGGTAACCAGTTCCGGCTACGCATCTACCCGATTCCGGCGATGGGCACGCGGCGGGTGGCGATCACTGTGCGCGAAGCGCTGCCGGTGGAAGCGCAGGGCCTGCGCTGGACCCTGCCGCTGCAGTTTGCGCGGCAGGCGCAGTCGGTGCAGCTGAGCCTTGATGCCGTGGGTAATGGCGTGCCGGTGGCCAACGGGAAGTCGCCGCTGGTGCTAGCCCCGCGCGACGGCGCGTGGCGGAGCCGCTGGCAGGGTTCCGGCATGGCATTGCCCGCACAACTGGGCTGGATCTTGCCGCTGCCGCGCGGGGTCGATGCGGTGCGCGGCCGCTTCGATGGCGGGCAGTACCTGATGGTGCAGGTGCCGGTTCCGGTGGAGGCGCGTGCACGCACGCTGCCGCGCCGGGTGGGACTGCTGTGGGACGCCTCGGGTTCGGCACGCAACCGCGACACCGCTGCGGAACTGGCGGTGCTGGATAGGTACTTCCGCGCCATTGGCAACGGCGAGGTGCAGCTGACCGTCCTGCGCGACCGTGCCGAGCCGAGCCGCCGCTTCGCGATCCGCCAGGGCGACTGGATCGCATTGCGTCGCCACCTGGAGGCATTGCCGCGGGACGGCGCCAGCGCCTTGGGCGACTGGACGCCCCAGCCCGACGTGGACGAGTACCTGCTGGTGAGCGACGGGCTGGCCAACTACGGCAAGCGCGACCAGCCCGTGCTGGGTGCGCAGCAGCGCCTGTACGCCCTGAGCGGCGCCGGCGCGCGCACCGACAGCGACCGCCTGCGCGTCTGGACCCGCGCCGGACGGGGCCAGCTGCTGGTGATGGACGGGGCCGGCGACGTGGAGGCCGCCGCCGCGCGCCTGCTGCGCGACAACCCGGCGGATGTGATGGCCGACGGCGAAGGACTGGCAGACCTGCTGATCGACCCGGAGCGTGCCGACCACGGTTGGGTGCGGGTGCTTGGGCGGGTGCAGCGTGCGGATGCGGTGCTGCGGCTGCAGGTACCGGACGAAAACGGCGCGCGACGCACCGTGACAGTGCGGCTGGCCGATGTCGGCGACATCGGTGGCGAACTGGTCGCCCATGCCTGGGCCGATGCCCAGCGTCGGGCGCTGGCCGGCGATCCGGGCGCGAACCGCGCGGCGATCCAGGCGCTGTCGCAGCGCTTCGGACTGGTCGGCCCCGATACCTCCCTGCTGGTACTCGAAACCTTGGACGATTACCTTCGGTACGGCATCCGCCCGGCCGGCCCGCTGCAGCAGGCGTATGACCGCCAGCACGCGGTCACCCTGGCCGACGATGCCGCCGCCCGTCGCCAGCGACTGGACACGCTGGCGGCGCAGTTCGCCCAGCGCGAGGCATGGTGGAACCGCTCCTGGCCCAAGGGCGCGCCGCCGGTCGCCCCACCGGCCAAGGCGATGTCCGCGCCGATGGCGATGGCACCGCCCGCGCCGCCTGCGCCTGCCGCACCGATGATGATGGCGGCGGAGCGCGCGCAGCGCCGAGAGGAAGCCGCGCGCTCGACCTCGCTGGACAGGATCGTGGTCACTGGTGCCCGCCTGCCGGCCGACGCCGAGTCCGCCGCTGACGCTGACGCCTACACCGCCGGTGACCCCGCCAACCGCGGCGCGCTGAAAATCAGCGTCGCTGCGTGGGCGCCTGATTCGGCCTACGCCCGTCGCCTGCGCGCGGCGCGTCCGGACGCGGTCTATGCGCTGTACCTGCAGGAGCGCGACGACCACGCCGACAGCAGCGCGTTCTACCTGGACGTGGCCGACATCCTGCTGGCCCACGGCCAACGCGACCTGGCCCTGCGGGTGCTGTCCAACCTGGCCGAGATGCAGCTGGAGAACCGCCACGTATTGCGCGTGCTGGGCTACCGGTTGATGCAGGCCAAGGCGCCGGCGTTGGCCGTGCCCGTGTTCCGGGATGTGCTGGCGCTCGGTGAGGAAGAGCCGCAGAGCTTCCGCGACCTGGCCCTGGCACTGGAAGCCAACAACCAGCCGGCGGAGGCACTGGCGGCGTTCAACGAGGTGGTGGTGCGGCCGTGGGATGCGCGCTTCGACGGCATCTCACTGATCGCGCTGGACGAGCTGACCACGCTGGTCGCGCGTACAGGAGTAGACGCCAGTGCCGTTGACCCGCGCCTGCGCCGGGCAATGCCGCTGGACCTGCGCGTGGTGCTGAGCTGGGACAGCGACAACAGCGACATGGACCTGTGGGTGACCGACCCGAATGGTGAACGCGCCTATTACGGCAACCAGCTGACGTACCAGGGCGGCCAGATGTCGCGCGACTTCACCGGCGGCTACGGGCCGGAACAGTTCTCGCTGCGCCAGGCCAAGCCGGGCACGTACAGGGTGGAGGCCAATTACTTCGGCAGCCGCGAGCAGCTGGTGACCGGCGCGACCACGTTGACCCTGCGGCTCAGCACCCATTGGGGCAGCCGGCGCCAGCAGGACCAGTACGTGACCCTGCGTTTGAAGGAAAATTCCGAAACCGTACTGGTAGGTGAATTCGAGGTCCGCTGA
- the prfB gene encoding peptide chain release factor 2 (programmed frameshift): MIELNPVRQRITDLTDRVVSLRGYLDYDAKKERLEEVTRELENPDIWNNAEYAQNLGRERSMLDKTVGGIATILDGLTESSELLELAESEQDEDTALAVVADLDKYQKHVEQLEFQRMFSGEMDSAAAFVDIQAGAGGTEAQDWAEILLRMYLRWCESRGWKTELMEVSGGDVAGIKSATLRVEGDYAYGWLKTETGVHRLVRKSPFDSDNRRHTSFTSVFVSPEIDDNIDITINPADLRTDVYRSSGAGGQHVNKTESAVRITHIPTNIVVACQTGRSQHQNRDNAMKMLAAKLYELEIQKRNAEKDAVEATKSDIGWGSQIRNYVLDQSRIKDLRTGIERSDTQKVLDGDLDEFVEASLKSGLEVGSKRLDA; this comes from the exons ATGATCGAGCTCAATCCCGTGCGCCAGCGAATCACCGATCTGACCGATCGCGTGGTCTCGCTCAGGGGGTATCTT GACTACGACGCCAAGAAAGAGCGTCTGGAAGAAGTAACCCGGGAACTGGAAAATCCCGATATCTGGAACAACGCCGAGTACGCCCAGAACCTGGGCCGCGAGCGTTCCATGCTCGACAAGACGGTCGGCGGCATCGCCACCATCCTGGACGGGCTGACCGAATCCAGCGAACTGCTGGAGCTGGCTGAAAGCGAGCAGGACGAAGACACCGCGCTGGCCGTGGTCGCCGACCTGGACAAGTACCAGAAGCACGTGGAACAGCTGGAATTCCAGCGCATGTTCTCCGGCGAGATGGACAGCGCCGCCGCCTTCGTCGACATCCAGGCCGGTGCCGGTGGTACCGAAGCCCAGGACTGGGCCGAAATCCTGCTGCGCATGTACCTGCGCTGGTGCGAATCGCGTGGCTGGAAGACCGAGCTGATGGAAGTGTCCGGTGGCGATGTCGCCGGGATCAAGTCGGCCACGCTGCGCGTGGAAGGCGATTACGCCTATGGCTGGCTGAAGACCGAAACCGGCGTGCACCGCCTGGTGCGAAAGTCGCCGTTCGATTCGGACAACCGCCGCCACACCAGTTTCACCTCGGTGTTCGTGTCGCCGGAAATCGACGACAACATCGACATCACCATCAACCCGGCCGACCTGCGTACCGACGTGTACCGTTCGTCCGGCGCCGGTGGCCAGCACGTCAACAAGACCGAGTCGGCGGTGCGCATCACCCACATCCCGACCAACATCGTGGTGGCGTGCCAGACCGGCCGCAGCCAGCACCAGAACCGCGACAACGCGATGAAGATGCTGGCCGCCAAGCTCTACGAGCTGGAAATCCAGAAGCGCAACGCGGAAAAGGACGCCGTGGAAGCGACCAAGTCCGACATCGGCTGGGGCAGCCAGATCCGCAACTACGTGCTCGACCAGAGCCGTATCAAGGACCTGCGCACCGGCATCGAGCGTTCGGACACGCAGAAGGTGCTCGACGGCGACCTCGACGAATTCGTCGAAGCCAGCCTGAAGTCGGGCCTGGAAGTCGGTTCCAAACGCCTCGACGCCTGA
- the lysS gene encoding lysine--tRNA ligase, translated as MNDQTAAPQTPVDENSLIAERRAKLTALRGQGIAYPNDFRREDFSGSLQAEFADAEQWTAEALEATDRTVKMAGRLMAKRVMGKASFAQIQDESGRIQLFLQGNTLGDAYTAFKGWDVGDIIAVEGGLTRTKTGELSVKATSIRLLTKSLRPLPDKWHGLADVEQRYRQRYVDLIVTPESREVFIKRSRIIRAMRAWLDNRDFLEVETPMMHYIPGGATAKPFTTHHNALDLDLYLRVAPELYLKRLVVGGLERVYEINRNFRNEGVSTRHNPEFTMMELYEAYATYTEVMDLTEGVIRDVASKVLGTTTVEWDGATIDLAPAFRRWRMDEAVRHHNPEISLADCTDREALLRHCERLKIRVKPSYGWGKLLLEIFEATVEHTLVQPTFITDHPVEVSPLARANDDQPGYTDRFELFINGKELANGFSELNDPEDQAARFQAQVTAKEGGDDEAMHYDADYIRALEYGMAPTGGLGIGIDRLVMLLTGSSSIRDVLLFPYMRPEN; from the coding sequence ATGAACGATCAGACCGCCGCGCCGCAGACCCCCGTCGACGAGAACAGCCTCATCGCCGAGCGCCGCGCGAAACTGACCGCGCTGCGCGGGCAGGGCATCGCCTACCCGAACGACTTCCGTCGCGAAGACTTCTCCGGCAGCCTGCAGGCCGAATTCGCCGATGCCGAACAGTGGACCGCCGAAGCGCTGGAAGCCACCGACCGTACGGTGAAGATGGCCGGCCGCCTGATGGCCAAGCGGGTGATGGGCAAGGCCAGCTTCGCCCAGATCCAGGACGAGTCCGGCCGCATCCAGCTGTTCCTGCAGGGCAATACCCTGGGCGATGCCTACACCGCCTTCAAGGGCTGGGACGTGGGCGACATCATCGCGGTGGAAGGCGGGCTGACCCGCACCAAGACCGGCGAGCTGTCGGTCAAGGCGACCAGCATCCGCCTGCTGACCAAGTCGCTGCGCCCGCTGCCGGACAAGTGGCATGGCCTGGCCGACGTGGAGCAGCGCTACCGCCAGCGCTACGTCGACCTGATCGTGACCCCGGAGTCGCGCGAGGTGTTCATCAAGCGCTCGCGGATCATCCGCGCCATGCGCGCCTGGCTGGACAACCGCGACTTCCTCGAAGTCGAAACGCCGATGATGCATTACATCCCCGGCGGCGCCACGGCCAAGCCGTTCACCACCCACCACAACGCGCTGGACCTGGACCTGTACCTGCGCGTGGCCCCGGAGCTGTACCTCAAGCGCCTGGTCGTGGGTGGGCTGGAGCGGGTGTACGAGATCAACCGTAACTTCCGCAACGAAGGCGTCAGCACCCGGCACAACCCGGAATTCACCATGATGGAGCTGTACGAGGCCTACGCCACGTACACCGAAGTGATGGACCTGACCGAAGGCGTGATCCGTGACGTGGCCAGCAAGGTGCTGGGCACCACCACCGTGGAGTGGGACGGCGCCACCATCGACCTGGCCCCGGCGTTCCGCCGCTGGCGCATGGACGAGGCGGTGCGCCACCACAACCCGGAGATCAGCCTGGCCGACTGCACCGACCGCGAGGCGCTGCTGCGCCATTGCGAGCGCCTGAAGATCCGGGTCAAGCCGTCCTACGGCTGGGGCAAGCTGCTGCTGGAGATCTTCGAAGCCACCGTCGAGCACACCCTGGTGCAGCCGACCTTCATCACCGACCACCCGGTCGAGGTCTCGCCGCTGGCCCGCGCCAACGACGACCAGCCGGGCTACACCGACCGCTTCGAGCTGTTCATCAATGGCAAGGAGCTGGCCAACGGCTTCTCCGAGCTGAACGACCCGGAAGACCAGGCGGCCCGCTTCCAGGCCCAGGTCACGGCCAAGGAGGGTGGCGACGACGAGGCCATGCATTACGACGCCGATTACATCCGTGCGCTGGAGTACGGTATGGCCCCGACCGGCGGCCTGGGCATCGGCATCGACCGGCTGGTGATGCTGCTGACCGGCAGCAGCTCGATCCGCGACGTGCTCCTGTTCCCCTACATGCGCCCCGAAAACTGA
- a CDS encoding two-component system response regulator: protein MQGAGVQSSGVSSSQHVPVWSRKTTEAALNIVIVDDQTSARTMLRHVIEDIAPELSVHDFGDPLTALAWCESHGVDLLLLDYRMPEMDGLEFARRFRRLPKHRDIPVILITVVGDEPIRQAALEAGVIDFLVKPIRPRELRARCYNLLQLRQQSENVKQRALSLEQRLLASMHEVEERERETLSRLARAIEFRDAGTSAYLERMAHVAGLIAEQLGLPEEEVKLIEAAAPLHDMGKIAIPDAVLVKQGKLDDEELAIMRRHPRIGYELLSGSQNRFIQVGALIALRHHERYDGSGYPDGLRGDAIPLEARIVAVADVFDALISPRPYKEAWTMEATLAYLYAQRGRLFDPRCVDALLRGRQQLDDICAQHSTASARPGM from the coding sequence ATGCAAGGTGCCGGCGTACAAAGCAGCGGAGTATCGTCTTCGCAACACGTTCCAGTGTGGTCCAGGAAGACAACGGAAGCAGCCTTGAATATTGTCATCGTTGACGATCAGACGTCTGCGCGCACCATGCTGCGTCATGTCATCGAGGACATCGCGCCGGAACTGAGCGTGCATGACTTCGGCGACCCGCTCACGGCGTTGGCCTGGTGCGAATCGCACGGGGTCGACCTGCTGCTGCTCGACTACCGCATGCCGGAAATGGACGGACTGGAGTTTGCGCGCCGCTTCCGCCGCCTGCCCAAGCACCGCGATATTCCGGTGATCCTGATTACCGTGGTCGGCGACGAGCCGATCCGCCAGGCCGCGCTGGAAGCCGGGGTGATCGATTTTCTGGTCAAGCCGATCCGTCCGCGCGAACTGCGCGCGCGCTGCTACAACCTGCTGCAGCTGCGCCAGCAGTCCGAGAATGTGAAGCAACGCGCGTTGTCGCTGGAGCAGCGGCTGCTGGCCAGCATGCACGAGGTGGAGGAGCGTGAGCGCGAGACGCTGTCGCGGCTGGCCCGTGCGATCGAGTTCCGTGATGCCGGTACCAGCGCCTATCTGGAGCGCATGGCGCACGTGGCCGGGCTGATCGCCGAACAGCTGGGGCTGCCGGAAGAGGAGGTCAAGCTGATCGAGGCGGCCGCGCCGCTGCACGACATGGGCAAGATCGCCATTCCCGATGCGGTGCTGGTCAAGCAGGGCAAGCTCGACGACGAGGAGCTGGCGATCATGCGCCGGCACCCGCGCATCGGCTACGAGCTGCTCAGTGGCAGCCAGAACCGCTTCATCCAGGTGGGTGCGCTGATCGCACTGCGCCACCATGAACGCTACGACGGCAGCGGTTATCCCGATGGCCTGCGCGGCGACGCGATCCCGCTTGAAGCGCGGATCGTAGCGGTGGCCGACGTGTTCGACGCGCTGATTTCGCCCCGGCCTTACAAAGAAGCCTGGACGATGGAAGCCACCCTGGCCTATCTGTATGCACAGCGTGGTCGCCTGTTCGACCCGCGCTGCGTGGACGCCCTGCTGCGTGGCCGGCAGCAACTCGACGATATCTGCGCGCAGCACTCCACTGCGTCCGCACGCCCGGGGATGTGA
- a CDS encoding ATP-binding protein: MFHTLKQRLGNRPDTEHGQAIVRMVLIVLILGYVLLPGPRHDLPHHQYQVVLGIVLTGLTLSVMLFAWLLARPGRSDPRRVAGMLADYGLIAAGMVQMGEPLAWVYIVVMWVTVGNGMRFGNKYLYTAVGMALVSFGVTVLVTDYWQANARLGFGLWLGLAAVPLYFATLLRQLTHAMDEARRASEAKSRFLANMSHEFRTPLNGLSGMTEVLATTTLDEEQRECVNTIQASSRSLLALVEEVLDISAIEAGKLRVVAEDFSLDDVIQSIGLILMPQAKVKRLDYQVKVAAGVPKLLRGDLGHLRQILLNLAGNAVKFTEHGRIEIRVSQLREENEGQVRLRFDILDTGIGVVPDMRARLFQAFEQADVSLGRRHEGSGLGTSISRGLVEAMGGQIGYAENPPQGSCFWFELPFALPPVVAGEYTPAVVGEGSATAPDNVIAFADPFLRHRARVRSMKVLVADDHQANRLVLQRLLQKAGHKVVCVNGGEAVLDAMAESDYDVAIVDLHMPGMSGLDMLKELRVLQAGGAPRTPVLVLSADVTPESIQQCTQAGAHTFFGKPVVPVRLLDTLAEIAANDGLKARTAVVQSAPVAVGVLDTGVLDELAALGMGEGFEQEFIRQCLADATQCVGGAMEAGERGDWVLLREQAHAIKGVASNLGLVRVAYRAGEVMHMADWQLKSEWRERMTLIRTAVKEGRQALEERRRPGAASSDDGGIDMR; encoded by the coding sequence ATGTTTCACACCCTGAAGCAGCGGCTGGGCAACCGGCCCGACACCGAGCACGGCCAGGCCATCGTACGCATGGTGCTGATTGTGCTGATCCTGGGCTACGTGCTGCTTCCGGGTCCACGCCACGACCTGCCGCACCATCAGTACCAGGTGGTGCTGGGCATCGTGCTGACCGGCCTGACCCTGTCGGTGATGTTGTTCGCGTGGCTGCTGGCGCGGCCCGGGCGTTCGGACCCGCGCCGGGTGGCTGGCATGCTGGCCGACTATGGGCTGATCGCGGCCGGCATGGTGCAGATGGGCGAGCCGCTGGCCTGGGTCTACATCGTGGTGATGTGGGTAACCGTCGGCAACGGCATGCGGTTCGGCAACAAGTACCTGTACACCGCCGTTGGCATGGCACTGGTCAGTTTCGGGGTGACCGTGCTGGTCACCGACTACTGGCAGGCCAATGCACGGCTCGGCTTCGGCCTGTGGCTGGGCCTGGCGGCGGTGCCGCTGTACTTCGCCACGCTGCTGCGCCAGCTGACCCACGCCATGGACGAGGCGCGTCGCGCCAGTGAAGCCAAGAGCCGCTTCCTGGCCAACATGAGCCATGAGTTCCGCACCCCGCTGAATGGTTTGTCCGGCATGACCGAGGTGCTGGCCACCACGACGCTGGATGAAGAGCAGCGTGAGTGCGTCAACACCATCCAGGCGTCCTCGCGCAGCCTGCTGGCGCTGGTGGAGGAGGTGCTGGACATCTCCGCGATCGAGGCCGGCAAGCTGCGCGTGGTCGCCGAAGATTTCTCGCTGGATGACGTGATCCAGTCGATCGGCTTGATCCTGATGCCGCAGGCCAAGGTCAAGCGCCTCGACTACCAGGTCAAGGTGGCCGCAGGCGTGCCCAAGCTGCTGCGTGGCGACCTCGGCCACCTGCGCCAGATCCTGCTCAACCTGGCCGGCAACGCGGTCAAGTTCACCGAGCACGGCCGCATCGAGATCCGCGTGTCGCAGCTGCGCGAAGAGAACGAAGGCCAGGTGCGGCTGCGCTTCGACATCCTCGACACCGGCATCGGCGTGGTGCCGGACATGCGTGCGCGCCTGTTCCAGGCCTTCGAGCAGGCCGATGTGAGCCTGGGTCGCCGCCACGAGGGCAGCGGGCTGGGCACCTCGATTTCGCGCGGGCTGGTGGAGGCCATGGGCGGGCAGATCGGCTATGCCGAGAATCCGCCGCAGGGCAGCTGCTTCTGGTTCGAACTGCCGTTCGCGCTGCCGCCGGTGGTGGCGGGCGAGTACACCCCGGCCGTGGTCGGGGAGGGCAGTGCCACCGCGCCGGACAACGTGATCGCCTTCGCCGACCCGTTCCTGCGCCATCGCGCCCGGGTGCGCAGCATGAAAGTGCTGGTGGCCGACGACCACCAGGCCAACCGGCTGGTGCTGCAGCGCCTGCTGCAGAAGGCCGGGCACAAGGTGGTGTGCGTCAACGGCGGCGAAGCGGTGCTCGATGCCATGGCCGAGAGCGACTACGACGTGGCCATCGTCGACCTGCACATGCCCGGCATGAGCGGGCTGGACATGCTCAAGGAACTGCGCGTGCTGCAGGCCGGTGGCGCCCCGCGCACGCCGGTGCTGGTGCTCAGCGCCGACGTCACGCCCGAATCCATCCAGCAGTGCACCCAGGCCGGTGCGCACACCTTCTTCGGCAAGCCGGTGGTGCCGGTGCGCCTGCTCGACACGCTCGCTGAAATTGCGGCCAACGACGGCCTCAAGGCGCGCACGGCCGTGGTCCAGTCGGCGCCGGTCGCAGTGGGCGTGCTCGATACCGGTGTGCTCGACGAGCTGGCGGCGCTGGGCATGGGCGAAGGCTTCGAGCAGGAGTTCATCCGCCAGTGCCTGGCCGACGCCACGCAGTGCGTGGGCGGGGCCATGGAAGCCGGCGAACGCGGCGACTGGGTGCTGCTTCGCGAGCAGGCCCACGCCATCAAGGGCGTGGCCAGCAACCTGGGCCTGGTGCGGGTGGCGTACCGTGCCGGCGAGGTCATGCACATGGCCGACTGGCAGCTCAAGAGCGAATGGCGCGAGCGGATGACACTGATCCGTACGGCGGTGAAGGAAGGCCGGCAGGCGCTGGAAGAACGCCGGCGCCCCGGTGCCGCATCCAGCGACGACGGCGGCATCGACATGCGCTGA
- a CDS encoding crotonase/enoyl-CoA hydratase family protein, which produces MHSIEKLPYARGYATIRTETTGDNAAHWLFMHADAATGIRPCCRKDMLDEMWSVMSQITLSPAERNSGRLRHFVLASDATAYNLGGDLALFAQLIREGNRDRLLAYAQRCVEGVHHLHTGFGGDVRSIALIQGDALGGGLEMALACHTIIAEEGCGMGLPEVLFGLFPGMGAYSFLCRRVAPQLAEKIILEGRVYSSEEMFAMGVVDILVPKGQGVKAAEDLIRQQQRTPRSYLAMNAARNLAQAVGYDELLEITKIWVDSALALEDKSLRTMDRLIKAQTRRAQFDAA; this is translated from the coding sequence ATGCATTCCATCGAAAAGCTCCCCTATGCCCGCGGCTACGCGACCATCCGCACCGAAACCACCGGCGACAACGCCGCCCACTGGTTGTTCATGCACGCCGACGCCGCTACCGGCATCCGTCCCTGCTGCCGCAAGGACATGCTGGACGAAATGTGGAGCGTGATGAGCCAGATCACCCTGTCCCCGGCCGAACGCAACAGCGGCCGCCTGCGCCACTTCGTGCTGGCCTCCGACGCCACCGCCTACAACCTGGGCGGCGACCTGGCCCTGTTCGCCCAGCTGATCCGTGAAGGCAACCGCGACCGCCTGCTGGCCTATGCCCAGCGCTGCGTGGAAGGCGTGCACCACCTGCACACCGGCTTCGGCGGCGACGTCCGCTCGATCGCCCTGATCCAGGGCGACGCGCTGGGCGGTGGCCTGGAAATGGCCTTGGCCTGCCACACCATCATTGCCGAGGAAGGCTGCGGCATGGGCCTGCCTGAAGTGCTGTTCGGGCTTTTCCCGGGCATGGGCGCCTACTCGTTCCTGTGCCGCCGCGTGGCCCCGCAGCTGGCCGAGAAGATCATCCTCGAAGGCCGGGTCTACTCGTCCGAAGAAATGTTCGCCATGGGCGTGGTCGACATCCTGGTGCCCAAGGGCCAGGGCGTGAAGGCCGCCGAAGACCTGATCCGCCAGCAGCAGCGCACCCCGCGCAGCTACCTGGCCATGAACGCCGCGCGCAACCTGGCCCAGGCGGTGGGCTATGACGAGCTGCTTGAAATCACCAAGATCTGGGTCGATTCGGCCCTGGCCCTGGAAGACAAGTCGCTGCGTACCATGGACCGTTTGATCAAGGCGCAGACCCGTCGTGCGCAGTTCGATGCCGCGTAA